GCATGGACTCGCGTTTCGCTCGGTCGCGGTTCTCAACCGCCAGCGAGGAGGCTATCATCGCCATGGTGTCACAGACCGTCTTCCGCTCCGACGAGACCTTCACCCAGGAGTCGTTCCGCCTCTGGCTGGACGAGCGGCCGGCGTCCGACCTCAACCACTACGAGTTGCTCAACGGGCGTATCGTCATGACCCCGCCGGCAGGATGGCCCCACGGGCGCCTCGATGCCACCCTCGTTCGCATCATCGGCACGCACGTCGACTCGACGAAGTCCGGCCTCGTCCTCGGCTCCAGCGCCGGCTACGACCTGCCCTCCGGCGACACCGTCGAACCTGACGTCTCGTACATCGCGCAAGCGCGTTTCGACGCCGGCCCGCCGCCGCAGCGCGGGCGGTTTCTGCGCATCGTGCCGACGCTGGTCATCGAGATCCTCTCGCCGGCAACGGCCAGGCGCGACCGCACCGAGAAGCGCGCCATCTACGCCCGCAACGGCATCGACGAGTACTGGCTCGTCGACCCGGACCGGCGGTGCATCACGGTCTGCACGCTCGCCGCCGGCACGTACGATGACGGCCGGACATTCAAGGCCGGGCCGGTGCGATCGAGCGTCCTGCCCGACCTCGCCGTCAACGTCGAGGACGTGTGCACACCGGCTTGAGGTTTCGCCGCGGGAATCGCACGCCGGCCCCCCATTCCTTCTCGCCGAATTGTCCGAACTGGCGCACCGTCCCCCCCCCCCGAACTACGATGCTCCCCTCCGTACACGTACTCAGCGAAGCGGTACACGTACTCGTACACGGACTGAGGGCGCGCAGCGATGAAGTTGGACCGCGAGCGGTTGGACGTCTACGAGGAAGCGGCCGTGTACGAGTACGTGAACGAGTACGAGTACGGAGGAGAGCCGGGCTCGACGGCGCCGCGCCTGATACGCAGCGTTGGGCTTCCACTCCGTAGACGTACTCAGGCGGATGGCGGACTCCCACATCGCTATTCGGAGGATGCAAGGACCTCCACGGCATGGGTGTCCGGCCAGCACCACAGGCGCGGCTGTTTGTGGCGCGGTCGTGTGCTACTGAGCCGCCGTGCCTTACGAGATCCGATTCGCACAGGGCGTTTGCGATCGCATGAAGTTCCTGATAGCGGCGGAGCGTTCGGTCTTGCTCGATGCGATCCGCGCGCAACTGACACACGAACCGCTCGTCGAAACGCGTCAGCGCAAGCCGTTGCGACCGAATCCGTTGGCTCCGTGGGAATTGCGCACCGGCTCACTCCGCGCGTTCCATGAGGTGCGGTCGCCAGAACGAGAACCATCCAACCGAGAACTCGAAGCAGCCGCCAACGTGGTGTATGTTCTGGCAGTCGGCAAGAAGGAACGGAACGCGCTCCGGATCGCCGGGGAGGTAGTCAAGATATGAAGACCCTCGCGCTCTCGACGGCATCACGCTCGCTTG
The Candidatus Binatia bacterium DNA segment above includes these coding regions:
- a CDS encoding Uma2 family endonuclease, which encodes MVSQTVFRSDETFTQESFRLWLDERPASDLNHYELLNGRIVMTPPAGWPHGRLDATLVRIIGTHVDSTKSGLVLGSSAGYDLPSGDTVEPDVSYIAQARFDAGPPPQRGRFLRIVPTLVIEILSPATARRDRTEKRAIYARNGIDEYWLVDPDRRCITVCTLAAGTYDDGRTFKAGPVRSSVLPDLAVNVEDVCTPA